From the genome of Roseivivax sp. THAF197b:
CTCCTGAACGATCTCGAGGATCTGGGCGTCGGAATAGGTGGGCGTGATCATCAGCGCGTGGGCGGAATGGTTGAGCCGCGCGCAATGTCGGTCGAGATCGGGCGCCATGCCATCGACGAAACGGGCGCCGTCGAACACCGTCGAGCCCAGCCAGGAGCCGTGATCGGCAGCCTTCATGATCGGCATGTCGCCGTCATACCATTCGCCTTCGAAATAGGTGCGGATGTTGCGGCCCACAGCCATGGCGCGTCCCTCGTCTTGTCCTGTTTTGCCGCACCGCTCTAACGCGCGGGGGCGCACTTGGCCAGCCGAGAGCGCCCCGCCACCTGTGCGCCGTCATGGCCCGCGCGGTACGTTCAGTGCGCAGGCGCTTCCGCCAGCAGAGCCTCGAGATCGAGCGGCGCGTTTCCCATCTGGAGCGCGCCTTGCGCGTCCCGGGGCCAATCCTCCGGCGCGCGGTCGCGGTAAATCTCGATGCCGTTGCCGTCGGGGTCGGAGAAATAGATCGCCTCAGAGACACCGTGATCCGCCGCGCCCTCGATCTCGACACCGTTTTCGACGGCGCGCTGGAGTGCCGTGGCAAGGCTGGCACGGTCCGGAAACAGGAAGGCGGTGTGAAACAGGCCGGGATGGCGCTTCGGCGCAGGGGCGGCACCTTTGCTGGACCAGGTATTGAGGCCGATATGGTGGTGATATCCGCCCGCGGACAGGAACGCGGCCTGATCGCCGAAATGCTGGGTCACCGTCAGGCCGATGACGTCTTTATAGAAGCGGATCGAGCGGGCCAGATCGGATACTTTCAGATGAACATGGCCAATCTGCATGGCCTCGGGTGCTTTGGACATCGTATGCGCCTTCCCTGAAATGACGGGCAGACGCTAGAATCGTGCTCAAATCCGGGCAATTGCCGATATCCGCACGCTCACCCTCCGTAAATCGAGGATGGGGCGTGTTTTTCCAGCAGCGGACGCACCGGGATCTGGGCGCCAAGCCGGGCGCAAAGCAGGTAGAGCCCGCCGACCTTGCGCTGCAGGAAAAGCGCGTCGACCGGCGGGATCACGGTGAATTCGCGATCCTCCGCAAAGCGTTGCCCGGCTTCGGCAAACCGGGTGGCAAGGCCCGCGCGGGCAAAGTCGAACGGCCCGTAGCCTTGCAGGGGGGCGGCTGCGATTTCCATCATGTCGAGGATCTGTTCGCGGTGATGGTCGGCGGTGTCGTCGCGCAGATAGCCCACGGTGATGGCGGCCTGATGCAGGAAGGTGCGGTCGCCCGACAAGGCCGCGCGCATGAGATCGCGGAACGCGGCGACCCGGCCTTCCTCAAAGCGGCGGACGGCACCGAAATCCAGAAGAACGATCCGGCCCGTTTCGGGCTGGTAGCGGAAATTGGCGAAATTCGGATCGGTCTGCATCGCCGTCAGATCGAAAAGTTCGCGCAAGGTCAGTGCGATCAGCTTTTCGGCCACGCTGTTGCGGGTCTTGGCGTCTGCCTCGGTCAGGCTTTCGATGGGTCGGCTGTCGATATATTCCATCGCGAGGATATCGCGTGTGGTCAGATCTTCCGCGAGGGCGGGAACCACGAAATCGGCATCCTCTGCCAGATGCGCCCCGAATTCGGTCAGGGAGCGCGCTTCGAGCTCGTAATCGGCCTCTTCGTGAAGCTGAAGACGGGCTTCCTCAAGAAGCGGCGACAGGTCCAGGCCTTTGGGGAGCATCCCGGACATTTTCAGCAAAGCGCCGAGGTTGCGGATATCGCTGTCGATAGAGGCGCGGATGCCCGGATATTGCACCTTGATCGCCAGCTCGCGCCCATCTTTCGTGACGGCGCGATGGACCTGGCCGATCGAGGCCGCCGCGATGGGGCGGACGTCGAACTTCTTGAACTGCTTCAGGAAATCGGGGCCCCAATTGTCGGACAAGACGGTCTTGAGCTGCTCGGGCGGCATGTAATGCGCCTCGGAGCGGAGTCGGGAGAGAACGTCGGCCAGTTCGGCGGGCAGCACCTCCCCGGCCTCCATGGAGAGAAGCTGGCCCATCTTCATCGCGGCGCCGCGCATGCGCGACAGCTCCTCGGCCAGTTTTGCCGCATTGGCAGGCGTCATCATGAGTTGCTGAAGGCCGGGCCTGTCCCCCCTTGCGAAGGCGCGCAGGCTGTCCTGTGCCGCGCGGCCCAGAACGCCCGAGGCAAAGCGGCCCATCCGACCGACGCGGGACAGGCGGGAAGACGGGACGGGAAAGGTGCGATCGTCAGAGCTCATGGAGCAAACATAAAGCACGCAACCGCAGCGGCAATAATACATGACTCTTGCAGGTTTTAAGTGATGGGACTGTGTGCAGAAAAGTGCGCTTTCCGATCATCAGGCCCACTCAGGAAGGCGGGGTCCGCAGCCCAGGGCGGCAAGCTGGTACTGCGCCGCGCGCTCGGGTGTGAAAACTCCCCTGCGGCGTTCCCGGCCAGACCGAAGCAGTCACCCGGCGCACAACGCGGTCTCAGCCGTACAGAAGGTCCGCGACCGCCTTGCGCAGGATCGCCTCATCCGCGGGGTTCTGCGCGGGATTGCCCGCGCGGTGGCCCCAATCGGACGCCATCACCCGGTATTCGGCATTGGGCATGCCAGCGGCATGCAGGCGGCAATCCTCCGGCGTGAAATAGAGATCGGTCGCCGACGGCATCATGATCGTGCGCGCGGTGATGGCCCCGAGCGCGCGGTCGAGATCGCCGCCATGGATCGGATTGTCGGAGATGTCGGAGGCGAGCCATGTCTCGATGCTGGCCAGCAGGTCATGGGGATCGCGGCGCAGGAAATTGGCCTCCCAGGCGCGGAGGATGAAATCCTCCCGGCTGGAATAGCCCGCCTGTCGCCAGAGTTCCTCGCGGTAGAAGGTCTGCGACATCGCCCAACCGGCATAGATCCGTCCCATGGCGCGCAAACCGCGCACCGGATGGGCGCTGAAATGCGTGCCTGTCCAATGCGGGTCGCCCGTGAGCGTCGCGCGCACCCCTTCGAGGAACAGCTTGTTGTGCGGCGCGGTGCGCGCGGTGCCGCAGATCGCGCAGATCCGGTCCACGCGGTCGGGAAAGATGGCCCCCCAATGCAAAGATTGCTGCGCGCCCATGGACCAGCC
Proteins encoded in this window:
- a CDS encoding VOC family protein produces the protein MSKAPEAMQIGHVHLKVSDLARSIRFYKDVIGLTVTQHFGDQAAFLSAGGYHHHIGLNTWSSKGAAPAPKRHPGLFHTAFLFPDRASLATALQRAVENGVEIEGAADHGVSEAIYFSDPDGNGIEIYRDRAPEDWPRDAQGALQMGNAPLDLEALLAEAPAH
- a CDS encoding AarF/ABC1/UbiB kinase family protein — translated: MSSDDRTFPVPSSRLSRVGRMGRFASGVLGRAAQDSLRAFARGDRPGLQQLMMTPANAAKLAEELSRMRGAAMKMGQLLSMEAGEVLPAELADVLSRLRSEAHYMPPEQLKTVLSDNWGPDFLKQFKKFDVRPIAAASIGQVHRAVTKDGRELAIKVQYPGIRASIDSDIRNLGALLKMSGMLPKGLDLSPLLEEARLQLHEEADYELEARSLTEFGAHLAEDADFVVPALAEDLTTRDILAMEYIDSRPIESLTEADAKTRNSVAEKLIALTLRELFDLTAMQTDPNFANFRYQPETGRIVLLDFGAVRRFEEGRVAAFRDLMRAALSGDRTFLHQAAITVGYLRDDTADHHREQILDMMEIAAAPLQGYGPFDFARAGLATRFAEAGQRFAEDREFTVIPPVDALFLQRKVGGLYLLCARLGAQIPVRPLLEKHAPSSIYGG
- a CDS encoding alpha/beta fold hydrolase → MPQRDYQIFEIPDFTLQRGLTLPVAEVAYQTYGQLNADKSNVILYPTSYGAQHFDTEWLIGAGRVLDPTDWFIVIPNMFGNGLSSSPSTLPAPFGPDRPPLFTHWDNVHAQERLLREVFGVERIALAYGWSMGAQQSLHWGAIFPDRVDRICAICGTARTAPHNKLFLEGVRATLTGDPHWTGTHFSAHPVRGLRAMGRIYAGWAMSQTFYREELWRQAGYSSREDFILRAWEANFLRRDPHDLLASIETWLASDISDNPIHGGDLDRALGAITARTIMMPSATDLYFTPEDCRLHAAGMPNAEYRVMASDWGHRAGNPAQNPADEAILRKAVADLLYG